In a genomic window of Streptomyces katrae:
- a CDS encoding DUF5998 family protein encodes MAKSGTTTQGLRAAIERSGYYPALVAEAVEAAVGGEPVSSYVVHQETTFDSNEVRRHVTVLVLTDSRFIVSHTDEQAADAGSPSPYATTSTESVKLGSISSVVLSRVVANPESYTPGQLPREVVLTIGWGAVSRIDLEPAACGDPNCDSDHGYTGNSTADDLSLRVSEAGDGPETVRQTLLFAQALSEATAATTR; translated from the coding sequence TACCCGGCCCTCGTGGCCGAGGCCGTGGAGGCCGCGGTGGGCGGCGAGCCGGTCTCGTCGTACGTGGTCCACCAGGAGACCACCTTCGACTCCAACGAGGTGCGCCGGCACGTGACCGTGCTGGTCCTCACCGACAGCCGGTTCATCGTCAGCCATACCGACGAGCAGGCCGCCGACGCCGGGTCCCCCTCCCCGTACGCGACCACCTCCACCGAGTCGGTCAAGCTCGGCTCGATCTCCTCCGTGGTGCTCAGCCGCGTCGTCGCCAACCCGGAGTCCTACACGCCCGGGCAGCTGCCCCGCGAGGTCGTCCTGACCATCGGCTGGGGCGCGGTCTCGCGCATCGACCTGGAGCCCGCCGCCTGCGGCGACCCCAACTGCGACTCCGACCACGGCTACACCGGCAACTCCACCGCCGACGACCTCAGCCTGCGCGTCAGCGAGGCCGGCGACGGCCCCGAGACCGTCCGCCAGACCCTGCTCTTCGCCCAGGCGCTCTCCGAGGCCACCGCGGCCACCACCCGCTGA